A genomic segment from Aegilops tauschii subsp. strangulata cultivar AL8/78 chromosome 1, Aet v6.0, whole genome shotgun sequence encodes:
- the LOC109770171 gene encoding probable trehalose-phosphate phosphatase 2 isoform X2, which translates to MTYTTPTSFPSSGLYLNTPKKKPLPSKIEEVRAAGWLDLMLASSPPRKRQSKDFLPHDVQADDLDLRYRNWMVNYPSALGSFEAITELARGKKLALFLDYDGTLSPIVDNPANAVMSDEMRAAVRHVASLFPTAIISGRSRDKVFDFVKLTELYYAGSHGMDIMGPIRKSESNGHHVECVRSTDSEGKEVNLFQPASEFLPMIAEVFENLSESIKDIEGARMEDNKFCVSVHYRNVAPHDYETVHQRVTAVLKDYPCLRLTHGRKVLEVRPVIDWNKGKAVEFLLESLGLSESDDVLPIYVGDDKTDEDAFKVLKANNHGFGILVSSVPKDSDAFYSLRDPSEVMEFLRTLAAWKEGSS; encoded by the exons ATGACGTACACAACACCTACTAGCTTCCCATCTTCTGGGCTTTACCTGAACACCCCAAAGAAGAAACCTCTTCCCAGCAAGATCGAAGAGGTTCGTGCTGCCGGATGGCTTGATCTGATGCTGGCCTCATCACCTCCTCGTAAGAGGCAAAGCAAGGACTTCTTACCCCATGATGTTCAAGCTGATGATCTTGATTTGCGATATCGTAATTGGATG GTGAATTATCCTTCTGCTTTAGGCTCCTTCGAGGCAATTACTGAGCTTGCCCGCGGAAAAAAATTGGCATTGTTTCTTGATTATGATGGAACTCTTTCGCCTATTGTGGACAATCCTGCAAATGCAGTAATGTCTGACGAG ATGCGTGCTGCTGTGAGGCATGTAGCATCACTTTTCCCGACTGCAATCATTAGTGGAAGATCTCGTGACAAG GTATTTGACTTTGTGAAACTAACCGAGCTGTACTACGCTGGAAGTCATGGAATGGACATCATGGGGCCTATTAGGAAGTCTGAGTCCAATGGTCACCATGTGGAATGTGTTAGGTCCACTGATTCAGAG GGTAAAGAGGTCAATCTCTTCCAACCTGCAAGTGAGTTTTTACCTATGATAGCTGAG GTGTTCGAAAATCTTAGTGAGAGTATAAAGGACATCGAAGGTGCAAGGATGGAAGATAACAAGTTCTGCGTGTCTGTGCATTACCGAAACGTTGCACCACAT GACTACGAAACAGTTCATCAGCGTGTAACTGCTGTTCTGAAGGATTACCCTTGTCTTAGGCTTACCCATGGGAGGAAG GTTCTTGAAGTTCGCCCTGTCATTGACTGGAACAAGGGGAAAGCTGTGGAATTTTTGCTTGAATCGCTTGGACTAAGCGAGAGTGATGATGTTCTTCCCATCTATGTCGGAGATGACAAGACTGACGAAGATGCATTCAAG GTTCTGAAAGCAAACAACCATGGCTTTGGAATTCTGGTTTCATCTGTGCCCAAGGACAGTGATGCCTTCTATTCCCTGAGGGATCCATCTGAG GTGATGGAATTCCTGAGGACATTGGCAGCATGGAAGGAGGGTTCTAGCTGA
- the LOC109770171 gene encoding probable trehalose-phosphate phosphatase 2 isoform X1, with protein sequence MDLKTSHNSPVFVDPLPSLALPMTYTTPTSFPSSGLYLNTPKKKPLPSKIEEVRAAGWLDLMLASSPPRKRQSKDFLPHDVQADDLDLRYRNWMVNYPSALGSFEAITELARGKKLALFLDYDGTLSPIVDNPANAVMSDEMRAAVRHVASLFPTAIISGRSRDKVFDFVKLTELYYAGSHGMDIMGPIRKSESNGHHVECVRSTDSEGKEVNLFQPASEFLPMIAEVFENLSESIKDIEGARMEDNKFCVSVHYRNVAPHDYETVHQRVTAVLKDYPCLRLTHGRKVLEVRPVIDWNKGKAVEFLLESLGLSESDDVLPIYVGDDKTDEDAFKVLKANNHGFGILVSSVPKDSDAFYSLRDPSEVMEFLRTLAAWKEGSS encoded by the exons ATGGATTTGAAGACAAGCCACAACTCTCCTGTTTTTGTTGATCCTCTCCCTTCACTAGCCTTGCCTATGACGTACACAACACCTACTAGCTTCCCATCTTCTGGGCTTTACCTGAACACCCCAAAGAAGAAACCTCTTCCCAGCAAGATCGAAGAGGTTCGTGCTGCCGGATGGCTTGATCTGATGCTGGCCTCATCACCTCCTCGTAAGAGGCAAAGCAAGGACTTCTTACCCCATGATGTTCAAGCTGATGATCTTGATTTGCGATATCGTAATTGGATG GTGAATTATCCTTCTGCTTTAGGCTCCTTCGAGGCAATTACTGAGCTTGCCCGCGGAAAAAAATTGGCATTGTTTCTTGATTATGATGGAACTCTTTCGCCTATTGTGGACAATCCTGCAAATGCAGTAATGTCTGACGAG ATGCGTGCTGCTGTGAGGCATGTAGCATCACTTTTCCCGACTGCAATCATTAGTGGAAGATCTCGTGACAAG GTATTTGACTTTGTGAAACTAACCGAGCTGTACTACGCTGGAAGTCATGGAATGGACATCATGGGGCCTATTAGGAAGTCTGAGTCCAATGGTCACCATGTGGAATGTGTTAGGTCCACTGATTCAGAG GGTAAAGAGGTCAATCTCTTCCAACCTGCAAGTGAGTTTTTACCTATGATAGCTGAG GTGTTCGAAAATCTTAGTGAGAGTATAAAGGACATCGAAGGTGCAAGGATGGAAGATAACAAGTTCTGCGTGTCTGTGCATTACCGAAACGTTGCACCACAT GACTACGAAACAGTTCATCAGCGTGTAACTGCTGTTCTGAAGGATTACCCTTGTCTTAGGCTTACCCATGGGAGGAAG GTTCTTGAAGTTCGCCCTGTCATTGACTGGAACAAGGGGAAAGCTGTGGAATTTTTGCTTGAATCGCTTGGACTAAGCGAGAGTGATGATGTTCTTCCCATCTATGTCGGAGATGACAAGACTGACGAAGATGCATTCAAG GTTCTGAAAGCAAACAACCATGGCTTTGGAATTCTGGTTTCATCTGTGCCCAAGGACAGTGATGCCTTCTATTCCCTGAGGGATCCATCTGAG GTGATGGAATTCCTGAGGACATTGGCAGCATGGAAGGAGGGTTCTAGCTGA
- the LOC109770172 gene encoding small ribosomal subunit protein mS47, with translation MPSLAAAAAARRAGEALRRGVMGGRYLSSLRPSPATAAAPDSDEVLVEGKASARASVLNRPGHLNALTTTMGARLNKFYESWEDSPDIGFVMMKGSGRAFCAGGDVVGLRQLINEGKLDESKDFFRTLYSFIYVLGTYLKPHVAILDGVTMGGGGGVSIPGTFRVATDRTVFATPEVHIGFHPDAAASFYLSHLTGHVGEYLALTGEKLNGVDMVALGLATHYSMSEHLDLVDERLAKLVTDDPSVIDSSLAQYGDLVYPDKTSIVHRLAVIDKCFSHETVEEIVDALESEAAQLNEEWCTLALKRLKEASPLALKVSLRSIREGRYQTLDECLVREYRMSINGISKPFYHDFCEGVRARLVDKDLAPKWDPPALEFVSEDMVDSYFAPLGEFEPELKLPTEQREAFI, from the exons ATGCcgagcctcgccgccgccgccgccgctcgccgcgcCGGGGAGGCCCTCCGCCGCGGCGTCATGGGCGGTAGGTATCTCTCTTCCCTCCGCCCGTCACCCGCTACTGCTGCCGCCCCCGACAGCGACGAG GTGCTGGTGGAAGGCAAGGCCAGTGCCCGCGCCTCCGTGCTCAACCGCCCCGGCCATCTCAACGCCCTCACTACCACTATG GGAGCTAGGCTCAACAAGTTCTATGAATCATGGGAGGACAGCCCCGACATTGGTTTCGTCATGATGAAG GGCAGCGGCCGAGCATTCTGTGCTGGTGGGGATGTTGTTGGATTGCGCCAACTTATCAATGAAG GCAAGCTGGACGAGTCTAAAGATTTTTTCAGGACTTTGTACAGTTTCATCTATGTTCTAGGCACATACTTAAAACCACAT GTTGCCATTCTTGACGGTGTTACTATGGGTGGTGGAGGAGGTGTTTCCATTCCTGGAACATTTCGCGTTGCCACTGATAGAACG GTGTTTGCCACTCCAGAAGTACATATTGGCTTTCATCCGGATGCTGCTGCCTCATTTTATTTGTCACACCTAACTGGTCATGTTG GGGAATACCTGGCCTTGACTGGTGAAAAACTCAATGGAGTTGATATGGTTGCACTTGGCCTTGCCACACACTATTCAATGAGTGAG CACCTGGATCTGGTTGATGAACGACTTGCAAAATTGGTTACTGATGATCCATCAGTTATTGATTCTTCCCTTGCACAATACGGGGACCTTGTTTATCCAGATAAGACAAGCATTGTACATAG GCTGGCGGTCATAGATAAATGCTTCAGCCATGAAACAGTTGAAGAGATCGTGGATGCATTG GAAAGTGAAGCAGCTCAGTTGAATGAAGAATGGTGTACGTTGGCACTGAAAAGATTGAAAGAGGCCTCCCCACTTGCTTTGAAAGTATCACTACGATCG ATACGTGAAGGTAGATATCAGACACTTGATGAATGCCTTGTGCGTGAATACCGCATGTCCATCAATGGCATTTCAAAGCCATTTTATCATGATTTTTGTGAG GGTGTGAGAGCGCGACTGGTTGACAAGGACTTGGCCCCAAAG TGGGATCCTCCTGCGCTCGAGTTCGTTTCTGAGGACATGGTAGATTCTTACTTTGCCCCACTAGGAGAATTCGAGCCTGAGCTGAAGCTGCCTACAGAACAGcgagaggcattcatatag